Sequence from the Candidatus Paceibacterota bacterium genome:
TTTGGTGCTCAGGGAAACGGCGAACATCGAACATCCAACATCGAACTCCGAACATCGAACGGGGAACACCTCACCCCAGCCCTCTCCCCAGAGCGGAGAGGGTGACCCGTTCGTCAGCGACCTGGTGGAGCAGATTCGCGTGTTGCGTTTGATCGTGGGTGAAGACGGCGATGCGTTCTGCCGTGTGGATTTGTGGCAGGAGCAGGCTGTCGAAGGGGAGAAGGGCAAGACAGAGTGGGTGGTGGTTGACTCGCGGGTGCCGCGGCGGCTGGGCAAGCCGCTGCCGTTGATTCCGTTTGTGTTTCATGGGCCGCGGCATTCGCGGGCGGATGTGGATCGCGGACCGCTGGAAGACATCATCGCGGTGAACCTTGACCATTACCGCCTGGATGCTGATTTCAAGCATGGGCTCCATTTCACGGCGCTGCCGACGGCCTGGGTGAGTGGCTTCGACAAGACGGCGTCGCTGCGGATTGGTTCGAGCTCGGCGTGGGTGAGCGAGACGCCGGGGGCCGCGGCTGGATTCCTGGAGTTCACCGGGCAGGGGCTGACGACGTTCGAGCGGGCGATGGACCGCGATGAGCGGCTCATGGCGGTGCTAGGGTCGCGGATGCTGGAGGACGTGAAGAAGGTGGGCGAGACGGCCACGGCGATCGAGCTGAGGCAGTCGGGCGAATACAGCATCCTGGGCAACGTGGCGGCGAGCGTGAGCGAGTCGCTGACGCAACTCCTTCGCTGGGT
This genomic interval carries:
- a CDS encoding DUF4055 domain-containing protein; amino-acid sequence: EKYLARLDAQTDEEFAAYGKRASFFNATARTAEAYLGLIFRRPPFVKLPSEGTGVGRALAEFQNDADMLGTSLTGYAKVVVGDVVGLGRAGSLVDWEGGDARGQGAERRAYAVFYPAERIINWRMGRVRGRNVLTLLVLRETANIEHPTSNSEHRTGNTSPQPSPQSGEGDPFVSDLVEQIRVLRLIVGEDGDAFCRVDLWQEQAVEGEKGKTEWVVVDSRVPRRLGKPLPLIPFVFHGPRHSRADVDRGPLEDIIAVNLDHYRLDADFKHGLHFTALPTAWVSGFDKTASLRIGSSSAWVSETPGAAAGFLEFTGQGLTTFERAMDRDERLMAVLGSRMLEDVKKVGETATAIELRQSGEYSILGNVAASVSESLTQLLRWVYWWNSTEELPDDVTSEQVLVTLNSDFSTKGLASQDVQAIVAAWQAGAISQDTMHELFRRGEVLPEGRTNPEEAALIKAGERDRPAVKALALAQGAAGKN